The genomic interval ACTTAAACCCAGGATGACACCTGCACCTAAAATATGACCAAAGGCAAGAGTTGCTAGGAGTTCGGGAACTCCAAATCCTTCAAACAGAGCAGGAGCGTCTACAGGTAGTTTTGGACCAACACCTCGGTTCTTGATCGCAGGACGCCCGATCGCAACAGCAACCAGACAGCATGCGATCATAATAATACCGACACTGGGTGACCATTGGGTTGTCCGGGCAGCTGCCAGTAAGGAAGAATAAAACAATTTTGACCTCCTAAGATTATGACTGGGTATCGATGACAGATGGTAGGCTTCGACAGGAGCGTCAGCCGAACGGTGACGAGTGTCAAATCGTTGAGATAGGGACCCAAACTTTGCCGACCATTGATTTGTCCGAATCCCGACGACTACAGATGTATCTAAACAGGAAAAATTATAGAAATCTCTGAAATAGAAACCGTAAGAGCATTTAATTTTGTTTTAAGACTTTAAATTGGTTTATTTTTTGATACACAAGAGGGGAAGGAATGAAGGATGAGGGATGAGGGATGAGGGATGAGGGATGAGTTGAAGAATTGGTAATTGGTAATTGGTGATTGGTAACTAGCCCCTAGCCCCTAGCCCCTAGCCCCTCGCTCCTAGCCCCTAACCCCTAACCCCTAGCCCCTAGCCCCTAGCCCCTAGCCCCTAGCCCCTAACCCCTAGCCCCTAACACCTACCCCCTGTCACCTGATGAACCTCCGAATCAAAATTTGTGGCATTACCCAGGTCGAGCAGGGACGGGCGATCGCCCAGTTAGGGGCAACCGCTTTGGGCTTCATCTGTGCCCGCAAATCCCCGCGATATGTATCTCCAGAGCAGATTAGAGCCATCGTTCTGAACCTGCCCATAGATGCGGAAACGGGGGAATTTTGCTGCGATCGGATTGGAGTGTTCGTTAATGCCAGCTTGGAGGAAATTTGTCAGACGGTGGCGATCGGGCATCTGAGCGGGGTGCAATTGCATGGCAGTGAACCGCCTGAGTTCTGCGATCGACTCCGGCAGGCATTGCCCCAGGTCGAAATTATTCGGGCGTTGCGGGTCAGCACCCACGAAATTTTAACCCAGGCAACTCTTTACAAAAACCGGGTGGATGCGCTGTTGCTCGATGCCTACGATCCGAATCTCCCTGGAGGAACGGGGAAAACCCTCAACTGGCAGGCATTACAAAATTTTCGACCCGGTTATCCCTGGCTGCTGGCAGGGGGACTGACCCCCGACAATGTGTTAGAAGC from Kovacikia minuta CCNUW1 carries:
- the psaK gene encoding photosystem I reaction center subunit PsaK, with protein sequence MFYSSLLAAARTTQWSPSVGIIMIACCLVAVAIGRPAIKNRGVGPKLPVDAPALFEGFGVPELLATLAFGHILGAGVILGLSNAGIL
- a CDS encoding phosphoribosylanthranilate isomerase, whose translation is MNLRIKICGITQVEQGRAIAQLGATALGFICARKSPRYVSPEQIRAIVLNLPIDAETGEFCCDRIGVFVNASLEEICQTVAIGHLSGVQLHGSEPPEFCDRLRQALPQVEIIRALRVSTHEILTQATLYKNRVDALLLDAYDPNLPGGTGKTLNWQALQNFRPGYPWLLAGGLTPDNVLEALSQVSPHGIDLSSGVERTSGDKDLDKVARLFDKLHPRTQNTDG